The Mycoplasma nasistruthionis genome contains a region encoding:
- a CDS encoding NAD(P)H-dependent glycerol-3-phosphate dehydrogenase — MNKNLNQRKFGVLGTGAFGSALANVLSKNNHSVLMYGINETEISDINNGLNTKYFGQVPFVNAFNLKATNNLKTFLDNVDIVILAVPSVVVESLLNQVCDILKDRQIDLINLSKGLEPKTKMFFSQYITLNYSKNIRNFASIMGPSFAKEVFSQNLTMVNIVGKNIDFNSEISGFFNNDTFIVKPYNDILGAELFSALKNVLAIGTGICSELYPGENSHAGLLTTGISEIFNIYKSMYPDGENTIGYHFSSVGDIFLTCSSKSSRNFSLGVNIAKFGIDKALEMQSLTVEGYDTAKTLVKLLDEYNIQNAPLMRNITEILFNNKDPKKIIDMIQNN; from the coding sequence ATGAATAAAAACTTAAATCAGCGTAAATTTGGTGTTCTTGGGACAGGTGCTTTCGGAAGCGCTTTAGCCAATGTTTTATCAAAAAATAATCATTCAGTTTTAATGTATGGAATTAATGAAACTGAAATTTCAGATATTAATAATGGACTTAACACAAAGTATTTTGGTCAAGTTCCTTTTGTTAATGCTTTTAATTTAAAAGCAACTAACAACTTAAAAACTTTTTTAGATAATGTTGACATTGTAATTCTTGCGGTTCCATCAGTTGTCGTTGAAAGTCTGTTAAATCAAGTGTGTGATATTTTAAAAGACAGACAAATCGATTTAATCAACTTATCAAAAGGTTTAGAGCCTAAAACAAAGATGTTTTTTTCACAATACATAACATTAAATTATTCAAAAAACATTCGTAATTTTGCTTCTATTATGGGTCCGTCATTTGCAAAAGAAGTTTTTTCACAAAACTTAACAATGGTGAATATAGTTGGAAAAAATATTGATTTTAACTCAGAAATTTCAGGATTTTTTAACAACGACACTTTTATTGTTAAACCATACAATGACATTTTGGGTGCAGAATTATTTTCAGCTTTAAAAAATGTTTTGGCTATTGGTACAGGTATTTGCTCTGAACTATATCCTGGCGAAAACTCACATGCAGGACTTCTAACAACAGGTATTTCAGAAATTTTTAACATTTATAAATCAATGTATCCAGATGGAGAAAACACAATTGGTTATCATTTTTCATCAGTAGGAGATATATTTCTTACTTGTTCATCAAAATCTAGTCGTAATTTCTCTTTAGGTGTGAATATTGCTAAATTTGGAATTGACAAAGCTTTGGAGATGCAAAGTTTAACTGTAGAAGGTTATGACACAGCAAAAACCCTAGTTAAGTTGCTTGATGAATACAATATTCAAAATGCACCATTAATGAGAAATATTACTGAGATTTTATTTAATAACAAAGATCCAAAAAAGATTATTGACATGATTCAAAACAACTAG
- the hpt gene encoding hypoxanthine phosphoribosyltransferase, translated as MFKFLKNQSQKNSDIHPAISKVIYSKTQLEDGILKAAKWVDKTYQSSQDLIIVGLLKGSIPFLAQLIKDVKTDHRIDFLTASSYAGGLHSTGSVKIIMDLASDIQNKDVLIVEDIIDSGITLAKITELLRLRNPKSIKILTLLDKPVNRKNDLKADYSCFTVGDEFLVGFGLDYKEKYRNLPYIGVLNTDPVYLENNNQKAQ; from the coding sequence ATGTTCAAATTTCTAAAAAACCAATCTCAAAAAAATTCCGATATTCATCCAGCTATTTCTAAAGTTATTTACTCAAAAACACAACTTGAAGATGGTATTTTAAAAGCTGCCAAATGAGTGGATAAAACTTATCAATCGTCACAAGATTTAATAATTGTCGGACTTCTAAAAGGAAGTATTCCGTTCCTTGCACAATTAATTAAAGATGTAAAAACAGACCACAGAATTGACTTTTTAACAGCAAGTAGCTATGCTGGGGGTTTACACTCAACCGGAAGCGTTAAAATCATTATGGACTTAGCAAGTGATATTCAAAACAAAGATGTTTTAATTGTTGAAGATATCATTGATTCTGGCATTACATTAGCTAAAATTACAGAATTGCTAAGACTAAGAAATCCAAAATCAATTAAGATTTTAACCTTATTAGATAAACCAGTAAACCGGAAAAATGACTTAAAAGCAGACTATTCATGTTTTACAGTTGGTGATGAATTTCTAGTTGGATTTGGCTTGGATTACAAAGAAAAGTATCGTAATTTGCCATACATAGGAGTTTTAAACACAGATCCAGTTTATTTAGAAAACAATAATCAAAAAGCACAATAA
- a CDS encoding MHO_1590 family protein: protein MFSRSILTKPLLILFSLGFLGAIGVGGYFLNGYIQKQKSVYAKQKSEKTTITEDVSKKPQNKVAVFPVLDSGYFDQFVQSNEVGKRYLDKNLVNAVVKDILRRIKITNGDLYFDYEIISDQHLQIYFKYKYKEDYQEKIYDFILASAL, encoded by the coding sequence ATGTTCAGTCGTAGTATTTTAACCAAACCTCTTCTTATATTATTCTCTCTTGGTTTTTTAGGTGCAATTGGTGTTGGAGGCTATTTTTTAAACGGGTATATACAGAAGCAAAAATCTGTTTATGCAAAACAAAAATCAGAAAAGACCACTATCACAGAAGACGTTTCAAAAAAGCCTCAAAACAAAGTTGCAGTATTTCCTGTTTTAGACTCTGGTTATTTTGACCAGTTTGTTCAATCAAATGAAGTTGGTAAAAGATATTTAGACAAAAACTTAGTAAATGCAGTAGTAAAAGATATTTTAAGACGAATAAAAATCACTAATGGAGATTTATATTTTGACTATGAAATCATTAGTGACCAACATCTACAAATCTATTTTAAATACAAATATAAAGAAGATTATCAGGAAAAAATTTACGACTTTATTCTTGCGTCTGCTTTATAA
- the ruvX gene encoding Holliday junction resolvase RuvX, producing MRKLALDLGSKSCGFAITDYFEIIPSGLENFIYTEGQFDEVLNRIEYWLNQYKNEIDGLVIGYPLKISGEKSQTTLMVEVFIELIKTKFNLPIVLINEQYSTKRAQETLMSAGLNNKKRKQFKDKLAAVFILQDYLDYYKK from the coding sequence ATGAGAAAATTAGCATTAGACTTGGGATCAAAAAGTTGTGGCTTTGCAATCACAGATTACTTTGAAATTATTCCAAGCGGACTAGAAAACTTCATTTATACTGAGGGTCAATTTGATGAAGTTTTAAATCGAATTGAATATTGACTAAATCAATATAAAAATGAAATAGATGGCTTAGTTATTGGGTATCCACTGAAAATTAGTGGTGAAAAAAGTCAAACAACTTTAATGGTTGAAGTATTTATTGAACTAATTAAAACAAAATTTAATTTACCAATTGTTTTAATTAATGAACAATATTCAACCAAAAGAGCTCAGGAAACTTTAATGTCAGCTGGACTGAATAATAAGAAAAGAAAACAATTTAAAGACAAATTAGCTGCTGTATTTATCTTGCAGGATTATTTGGACTATTATAAAAAGTAG
- the greA gene encoding transcription elongation factor GreA, which produces MAQELNQQIQYISEEKLNKFKEEYENLVKVERPKVQEALKEARAQGDLSENAEYDAARERQSVVEGRISELENIINNSVVISNKNLATHHSRITIGTKVQFKELNTGEIHVIEIGGVLDSDPFENRISDQSPLAKALINKEVLEDYSNTAPILVEGQEKYEIKILKAWKDN; this is translated from the coding sequence ATGGCTCAAGAATTAAATCAACAAATTCAATACATCTCAGAAGAGAAATTAAATAAGTTCAAAGAAGAATACGAAAATTTAGTTAAAGTTGAACGTCCAAAAGTTCAAGAAGCCCTAAAAGAAGCACGTGCTCAAGGGGACTTGTCTGAAAATGCCGAATATGATGCAGCAAGAGAAAGACAAAGTGTTGTTGAAGGTCGCATTAGTGAACTAGAAAATATTATTAATAATTCAGTTGTTATTTCTAATAAAAACCTAGCTACACACCACAGCAGAATTACAATTGGAACAAAGGTTCAATTTAAAGAACTAAACACAGGTGAGATTCACGTTATCGAAATTGGTGGAGTTCTAGATAGTGATCCATTTGAAAACAGAATTTCAGACCAAAGCCCATTAGCTAAGGCTTTAATCAACAAAGAAGTATTAGAAGATTATTCAAATACAGCACCAATCTTAGTTGAAGGTCAAGAAAAATACGAAATAAAAATATTAAAAGCTTGAAAAGACAATTAA
- a CDS encoding BC85_0335 family putative methyltransferase, translated as MGENTKLALWISAIVVLILGISTYVVLALISRRIRKKYLEKSQAETMIQIQSMRNDLGTLPFDLKDHFKSKALDLDIEGLINTIYQNSYSKVLVLSTKDQFYISAIANKVKATVYYDALEIDLPKINEAKENFPADFPNQIHLLEQEKLDFIAIEGTNQDLNDLFDKYYSQLNTNGMIAISYANNPKPEIKKLISHLKLIGITYEVSYLSSKYLFIVKK; from the coding sequence ATGGGTGAAAATACAAAATTAGCACTGTGAATATCTGCTATTGTGGTTTTAATACTAGGAATTAGTACTTATGTAGTTTTAGCTCTAATTAGTAGAAGAATTAGAAAAAAATACTTAGAAAAATCACAAGCTGAAACAATGATACAAATTCAATCAATGCGTAATGATTTAGGTACTTTACCTTTTGACTTAAAAGATCATTTTAAATCAAAAGCTTTGGATTTGGATATCGAAGGTTTAATTAACACAATTTATCAAAATAGTTATTCAAAAGTTTTAGTTTTAAGTACTAAAGACCAATTTTACATCAGTGCAATTGCTAATAAAGTTAAAGCAACTGTTTATTATGATGCTTTAGAAATTGATTTACCAAAAATTAATGAAGCAAAAGAAAACTTTCCAGCAGATTTTCCAAATCAAATTCATTTACTAGAACAAGAAAAACTTGATTTTATAGCCATTGAAGGCACAAATCAAGACTTAAATGATTTATTTGATAAATATTATTCACAGCTAAATACAAATGGAATGATAGCTATTTCATATGCTAATAATCCAAAACCAGAAATCAAAAAATTAATTAGTCACTTAAAATTAATTGGTATAACTTATGAAGTTTCATACCTAAGTAGTAAATACTTATTCATTGTGAAAAAATAA
- the tig gene encoding trigger factor, with translation MKKDKKISHKIVDEKAQLTVFLTVNKEEFEKKLSETNEKLAKNVKVKGFRAGKAPLAERLKYVNPADSLQHVVREYNEANYSDVIEYARDNKLEVSSFPELSFDFDKDQNLVLEYNFVLFPKFDVDVKAIVKSIGYTAVKVTKDDVKKALVALEEQLSQNEVLDKKEKTQLGDTVNIDFKGFIDGEAFEGGEAQGYDLKLGSNAFIPGFEDQLVGKKTGYKGTVKVKFPSEYFVKEYRDKDAEFEVTINQVQRLKLYQLTDENVQLLGDENVKTVKDLEKVLEKNEKVKKFIEANTKFYDQAVAAVLKNSKVVINDSLLRQDITASKAAFENQLKQYGIKKQEYLNLIKSTEQDLEAEFKKQALDKAEKAFAYSALVKDYNVNATPEQIEEFTSKFEQFGFSKQNAHDFVISSLRMSLMLADAKPELAEKLEKDFNAIIK, from the coding sequence ATGAAAAAGGACAAAAAAATTTCTCATAAAATCGTGGATGAGAAAGCCCAATTAACAGTATTTTTAACAGTTAACAAAGAAGAATTCGAGAAAAAACTAAGTGAAACAAATGAAAAATTAGCAAAAAATGTAAAAGTTAAAGGTTTCAGAGCAGGTAAAGCACCATTAGCAGAACGTCTAAAATATGTTAATCCAGCAGATTCATTACAACATGTTGTTAGAGAATACAATGAAGCAAATTACTCAGATGTTATTGAATACGCAAGAGATAACAAATTAGAAGTTTCTTCATTCCCTGAATTATCATTTGACTTTGATAAAGACCAAAACCTAGTACTTGAATACAACTTTGTTTTATTCCCTAAATTTGACGTTGATGTTAAAGCAATCGTTAAATCAATTGGTTATACAGCAGTAAAAGTTACAAAAGATGACGTTAAAAAAGCTTTAGTAGCACTTGAAGAACAATTATCACAAAATGAAGTTTTAGACAAAAAAGAAAAAACACAATTAGGTGATACTGTTAACATTGACTTTAAAGGATTCATTGATGGTGAAGCATTTGAAGGTGGTGAAGCTCAAGGTTATGACTTAAAACTAGGTTCAAACGCTTTTATTCCTGGATTTGAAGATCAATTAGTTGGTAAAAAAACAGGATACAAAGGTACTGTTAAAGTTAAGTTCCCTTCAGAATACTTTGTTAAAGAATACAGAGACAAAGATGCTGAATTTGAAGTAACAATTAACCAAGTTCAAAGACTAAAACTATATCAATTAACAGATGAAAATGTTCAATTATTAGGTGATGAAAACGTAAAAACAGTAAAAGATTTAGAAAAAGTATTAGAGAAAAATGAAAAAGTTAAAAAATTCATTGAAGCTAACACAAAATTTTACGACCAAGCAGTTGCTGCTGTTCTAAAGAATTCAAAAGTTGTAATTAATGATTCATTATTAAGACAAGACATCACCGCTTCAAAAGCTGCATTTGAAAACCAATTAAAACAATACGGAATCAAAAAACAAGAATACCTAAACTTAATCAAATCAACAGAACAAGACTTAGAAGCTGAATTCAAAAAACAAGCACTTGATAAAGCAGAAAAAGCATTTGCTTACAGTGCATTAGTTAAAGATTACAACGTTAATGCTACTCCTGAACAAATTGAAGAATTCACAAGCAAATTTGAACAATTCGGTTTCTCAAAACAAAACGCACACGATTTTGTTATTTCTTCTTTAAGAATGTCTTTAATGCTAGCAGATGCTAAACCAGAATTAGCTGAAAAACTAGAAAAAGACTTTAATGCAATTATTAAATAA
- a CDS encoding C1 family peptidase has protein sequence MDLKLKTLEKFANKFNTKSNLLLQNSVIKNGLKNTCINHKTLIKHDYVFDIETTIGEITMQSNSGRCWIFAALNVARLKAMKDLNVENFEFSENYLAFYDKLEKANTFLNFIIQNIDKPLNDRLVHTKIHSSVASDGGYWEWFVALLNKYGAVPKSIMPETFHSGNTTNMNEILDWHLKNGASRLHQLYAQKATNQELLDEKEAILYEVYDIVSKCLGTPPTTFDYEYKDKNKKVVKIKNITPLEFFEKYVGNDFGNKINVLHDPRDLHPYGSIYLLKEQNSVYNDGDVKMVNIPLQAMKDAIIASLKDGVPVWFGCDVDPFKDSPSGILDPELYQYSELFTPVNNLNKADRIKFYNSNLNHAMAFVGVKFDEQNNTTFWKVENSWGDKYGKKGIFSMSDSWFDEYCFTAIVDAKYLDTKYQLDNPKVVEVELWDPLA, from the coding sequence ATGGATTTAAAACTAAAAACCCTAGAAAAATTTGCTAATAAATTCAATACTAAAAGTAATTTATTACTACAAAATTCCGTTATTAAAAATGGGCTAAAAAATACTTGCATTAACCACAAAACTTTAATTAAACACGATTATGTTTTTGATATCGAAACAACAATTGGTGAAATTACAATGCAATCAAATAGTGGTAGATGTTGAATTTTTGCAGCTTTAAACGTGGCACGTTTAAAAGCTATGAAAGATTTAAATGTTGAGAATTTTGAATTTTCGGAAAATTACCTAGCATTTTATGACAAGTTAGAAAAAGCAAACACTTTTTTAAACTTTATTATTCAAAATATTGATAAACCACTAAATGACAGACTTGTTCATACTAAAATTCATTCATCAGTTGCTTCTGATGGTGGTTATTGAGAATGATTTGTTGCCTTATTAAACAAATATGGTGCAGTTCCAAAAAGCATTATGCCTGAAACTTTTCATTCAGGTAATACAACAAATATGAATGAAATTTTAGATTGACATTTAAAAAATGGAGCAAGTAGATTACATCAACTTTATGCGCAAAAAGCTACCAATCAAGAGCTTTTAGATGAAAAAGAAGCGATTTTATATGAAGTTTATGACATAGTAAGCAAATGTTTAGGAACACCTCCTACAACTTTTGATTATGAATATAAAGACAAAAATAAAAAAGTTGTCAAAATCAAAAACATAACTCCTTTAGAATTCTTTGAAAAATATGTAGGAAATGACTTTGGTAATAAAATCAATGTTTTACACGATCCTAGAGACTTGCATCCATATGGTTCAATTTACTTACTTAAAGAACAAAACTCAGTTTACAATGACGGCGATGTCAAAATGGTTAATATTCCACTTCAAGCTATGAAAGACGCAATTATTGCTTCATTAAAAGATGGTGTACCAGTTTGATTTGGGTGCGATGTTGATCCTTTTAAAGATAGTCCTTCAGGTATTTTAGATCCAGAATTATACCAATACAGCGAATTATTTACACCTGTTAATAATTTAAATAAAGCTGACAGAATTAAATTTTATAACTCAAATTTAAATCATGCAATGGCATTTGTGGGTGTTAAATTTGATGAACAAAACAATACCACCTTTTGAAAAGTTGAAAACTCTTGAGGTGATAAATATGGTAAAAAAGGTATTTTCTCAATGTCAGATTCTTGATTTGATGAATATTGCTTTACAGCAATTGTAGATGCAAAATACTTAGATACCAAATATCAACTAGACAATCCGAAAGTTGTTGAAGTTGAACTTTGAGATCCATTAGCATAA
- a CDS encoding acyl carrier protein, with protein MEERKLIIINELKRLSKKTNISEDDIIRDLGVDSLDLAELLFEAEERFGVSISDDQLRDVKTVKDIISMFTN; from the coding sequence ATGGAAGAAAGAAAACTTATCATTATTAATGAATTAAAACGCCTTTCTAAAAAAACTAATATTTCTGAAGATGATATTATAAGAGATTTAGGTGTGGATTCATTAGATTTAGCTGAGTTATTATTTGAAGCTGAAGAAAGATTTGGTGTTTCAATTTCAGATGATCAGCTAAGAGATGTTAAGACTGTAAAAGATATTATTTCAATGTTTACTAATTAA
- the mnmA gene encoding tRNA 2-thiouridine(34) synthase MnmA: MAKRVVIGMSGGVDSSVAAYLLKQQGYEVVGLFMRNWDSMVNNDILGNDDINQDVCPQELDYLDAQAVAKTLDIPLHRVDFVKEYWNDVFENFIEEYKKARTPNPDILCNKYIKFKAFANHAFNELKADYIAMGHYANVVDGHLYRAVDVDKDQTYFLAQLTHEQLSKVIMPLAKLTKPEIRKIATELNLITADKKDSTGICFIGERNFGQFLQNYIPAQDGDIIDITTNKVVGRHVGCFYYTIGQRKGLNLGGMAEPYYVCGHDVLKNILYVAPNSKPEYLLSNSLIASNLTLNNTDYNPNNLSAKFRYRQKDIKVQIELLPNNEIKVIYPETSSAVTPGQQVVLYDGDKCLGGAIIEEIFMNDKKLTYV; encoded by the coding sequence ATGGCAAAAAGAGTAGTTATTGGAATGTCTGGTGGAGTTGATTCATCTGTAGCTGCTTATTTACTAAAACAACAAGGCTATGAAGTCGTTGGTTTATTTATGCGTAATTGAGACAGTATGGTTAATAATGACATTTTAGGTAATGATGATATTAATCAGGATGTTTGCCCACAAGAATTAGATTATTTAGATGCACAAGCAGTTGCTAAAACATTAGATATTCCACTTCATAGAGTTGATTTTGTTAAAGAATATTGAAATGATGTTTTTGAAAACTTTATTGAAGAGTATAAAAAAGCCAGAACACCAAATCCTGATATTTTGTGTAACAAATACATTAAGTTCAAAGCTTTTGCAAATCACGCTTTTAATGAATTAAAAGCTGATTATATTGCGATGGGACATTATGCAAATGTAGTTGATGGACACTTATATCGTGCAGTCGATGTTGATAAGGATCAAACATACTTCTTAGCGCAATTAACTCATGAACAACTATCAAAAGTTATTATGCCATTAGCTAAATTAACCAAACCTGAAATTAGAAAAATAGCAACAGAATTAAACCTAATTACAGCAGACAAAAAAGATTCAACAGGTATTTGTTTCATTGGTGAACGTAATTTCGGTCAATTTTTACAAAATTATATCCCTGCCCAAGATGGAGACATAATCGACATAACAACTAACAAGGTTGTAGGGAGACATGTGGGTTGTTTCTATTACACAATTGGTCAAAGAAAAGGATTAAATTTAGGTGGGATGGCTGAACCTTATTATGTATGTGGTCATGACGTTCTAAAAAACATTTTATACGTAGCTCCTAATTCAAAACCAGAATATTTATTATCAAACAGTTTAATAGCATCAAATTTAACCTTAAATAACACTGACTATAATCCAAACAATTTATCAGCTAAATTTAGATACAGACAAAAAGATATAAAAGTTCAAATTGAACTTTTACCAAATAATGAAATCAAAGTAATTTATCCAGAAACTTCATCAGCAGTTACTCCAGGTCAGCAAGTAGTTTTATATGATGGTGACAAATGCTTAGGCGGAGCAATTATTGAAGAAATTTTCATGAATGACAAAAAATTAACTTACGTGTAG
- a CDS encoding MHO_1580 family protein gives MFNLDLTQLNSNEAIVHKREIVVKTLGQIKGFEKFHTNFIININHILSNNYTDLVFGFENPLFESTDAIPIFGSIPLKIKDWLHSLVITVFVNGTEKVTFTSGDRGAKVFKRLNFQDLQLKFNELKTIVVRLELDYPFKDAKPYNEFQITFSDVVDKKFNLITKNSRAKLKMPYQYNINFRPDNSYWIDTFYSNIIAEFADFKAKKTHKKVLDLVQINEPNLLPLPAWTIRHNLPAINEVNLKIKPFLKEQKIKLTKDLNQNGTLHRSSYDQSNSSRDEYFVDDFLTTNELDRTISKTITAYSEKAIKIPYQYTGEANFVTEILTPYFQANLHQNIDYKSEYKIPNLFKPTLQIVELENGEFETAKAKYNLRFVISISKTKTIINKPDFNIEKYYIDKLRNKPKIKRKKNVQS, from the coding sequence TTGTTTAATTTAGATTTAACACAGTTAAATAGTAACGAAGCAATAGTTCATAAACGAGAAATTGTTGTCAAAACCTTAGGGCAAATTAAAGGTTTTGAGAAGTTTCATACAAATTTTATTATTAATATTAATCATATTCTTTCGAACAATTACACTGACTTAGTATTTGGGTTTGAAAACCCATTGTTTGAAAGTACAGATGCAATTCCGATCTTTGGTTCTATCCCTTTAAAAATTAAAGATTGATTACACAGCTTAGTAATTACAGTTTTTGTTAATGGAACTGAAAAAGTAACCTTTACTAGTGGTGACAGAGGCGCAAAAGTATTCAAAAGATTAAATTTTCAAGATCTACAACTGAAATTTAATGAACTAAAAACGATAGTAGTTAGATTAGAGCTTGATTATCCTTTTAAAGATGCTAAGCCTTATAATGAGTTTCAAATTACTTTTTCTGACGTAGTTGATAAGAAATTTAATTTAATCACCAAAAACAGTAGAGCAAAACTAAAAATGCCTTATCAATATAATATTAATTTTCGACCTGACAATTCATATTGAATTGATACTTTCTATAGTAATATAATTGCTGAATTTGCTGATTTTAAAGCGAAAAAAACGCACAAAAAAGTGTTGGATTTAGTTCAAATTAATGAGCCAAATTTATTACCTTTACCAGCCTGAACAATTAGACATAATTTACCAGCAATTAATGAAGTTAATCTTAAAATTAAGCCATTTTTAAAAGAACAAAAAATTAAATTAACAAAAGACTTAAACCAGAATGGTACACTGCACAGATCTTCATACGATCAGTCTAATTCATCTAGAGATGAATACTTTGTAGATGATTTTTTAACAACCAATGAATTAGACCGAACGATTTCAAAAACAATAACGGCTTATAGTGAAAAAGCCATTAAAATTCCGTACCAATATACTGGTGAAGCTAATTTTGTAACTGAAATCTTAACCCCTTATTTTCAGGCTAATTTGCATCAAAATATTGATTATAAAAGTGAATACAAAATACCAAATTTATTTAAACCTACTTTGCAAATTGTTGAATTGGAGAATGGCGAATTTGAGACAGCAAAAGCGAAGTATAACCTAAGATTTGTTATTTCAATATCCAAAACAAAAACCATCATCAATAAACCGGATTTCAACATCGAAAAATACTACATTGATAAACTTAGAAACAAACCTAAAATAAAGCGAAAGAAAAATGTTCAGTCGTAG
- a CDS encoding DDE-type integrase/transposase/recombinase gives MILNLNKNLKFGEILEIDAQVEPYLFKENKIYLYHAIDAATGMLLGMWVEYQETNLGYQRLLEIVFKRFGFPKIIHTDKRKTFWGSESTETMFEKNLNEKGIRIISSSNPKHKPHVERSFRSAQDKLPVFISQNQIKTIEDLRRNGDKYVNYYNTKFKKVIAKKSLFNKEGMLRNNWRVDIEINRKVINGAVRFGKKIYAAYMSDGRRLMMHDWSWTRLIMASDGNFYFKYLDKIYYAKEPEGKDLTKAEIWALENNLDLSVPHVQQMYFLLRKNKSFHQYLQKYMDRLINLLSQTEPDVQEIKKQCVKCSKKYAHCITKLLMKF, from the coding sequence ATGATTTTGAATTTAAATAAGAATTTAAAGTTTGGTGAAATACTTGAAATTGATGCTCAAGTAGAACCATATTTATTTAAAGAAAACAAAATTTATCTTTACCATGCAATTGATGCAGCAACAGGAATGCTTTTAGGTATGTGAGTTGAATATCAAGAAACCAATCTTGGATATCAAAGACTCCTAGAAATAGTGTTTAAAAGATTCGGATTCCCTAAAATAATCCATACAGATAAACGTAAAACATTTTGAGGTAGTGAAAGTACTGAGACAATGTTTGAAAAGAATTTAAACGAAAAGGGTATTAGAATAATAAGTTCATCAAACCCTAAACACAAACCGCATGTTGAAAGATCTTTTAGAAGTGCTCAAGATAAACTACCAGTTTTCATTAGTCAAAATCAAATTAAAACAATTGAAGATTTAAGAAGAAACGGTGATAAATATGTAAATTACTACAACACAAAATTTAAAAAAGTTATTGCTAAAAAATCATTATTCAACAAAGAAGGAATGCTAAGAAATAATTGAAGAGTTGACATTGAAATCAACAGAAAAGTTATTAATGGTGCGGTTAGATTTGGTAAGAAAATTTACGCAGCTTATATGAGCGATGGCAGAAGATTAATGATGCATGATTGATCATGAACTAGATTAATAATGGCGTCTGATGGTAATTTTTATTTCAAATATTTAGACAAGATTTATTATGCAAAAGAACCTGAAGGAAAAGATTTGACAAAAGCAGAAATTTGAGCTTTGGAAAACAATTTAGACCTTTCAGTACCACATGTTCAACAAATGTATTTTTTGTTGCGCAAAAATAAAAGCTTTCATCAATATTTACAAAAATACATGGATCGATTAATAAATTTACTGTCTCAAACTGAACCTGACGTACAAGAAATAAAAAAGCAATGCGTGAAATGTTCAAAGAAATACGCGCATTGCATAACAAAATTGCTGATGAAATTCTAA
- a CDS encoding deoxynucleoside kinase — MLIGISGMISSGKSTLSKKLIEHYEGHSLLIDEFTQNDEVFNTMLKWFYEKKPNLELSFQTYVVEHHMENVRKHLDKFDQMGLDSKNDFLFLDRFGAEHYVFAMVNFKNLPEKTMKAYDALFNELITPSELPEFAIFLDVSYENFKNRLFKRGRDVEIENYEKNETYFKELYDVYKDTYIKVVEKYKINYAILDTNDLTEDQVLEEAVKLIEAYKASK, encoded by the coding sequence ATGCTAATTGGAATATCAGGAATGATAAGTAGTGGTAAAAGTACACTATCAAAAAAACTTATAGAACACTACGAAGGACACTCATTATTAATTGATGAGTTCACACAAAATGATGAAGTTTTTAACACAATGTTAAAATGATTCTATGAAAAGAAACCTAACTTAGAGTTAAGTTTCCAAACATATGTTGTTGAGCATCATATGGAAAATGTTAGAAAACATTTAGACAAATTTGACCAAATGGGATTAGATTCAAAGAATGACTTTTTATTCTTAGACCGTTTTGGTGCTGAACACTATGTGTTTGCAATGGTGAATTTTAAAAATCTACCAGAAAAAACAATGAAAGCTTATGATGCTTTATTTAATGAATTAATTACACCAAGTGAATTACCTGAGTTTGCAATTTTCCTTGATGTTTCATATGAAAACTTTAAAAACCGTCTATTCAAACGTGGGCGCGATGTTGAAATCGAAAACTATGAAAAAAATGAGACATATTTTAAAGAACTATACGATGTTTATAAAGACACATATATAAAAGTTGTTGAAAAGTATAAAATTAATTATGCAATATTAGACACAAACGATTTAACTGAAGATCAAGTGTTAGAAGAAGCGGTTAAATTAATTGAAGCATATAAAGCATCTAAGTAG